The Pontibacter pudoricolor genome contains a region encoding:
- a CDS encoding citrate synthase: MSDFAEIILDGKSYKMPIVVGTEDEKAIDINNLRSESGYITLDSGYKNTGATESAITFLDGEEGILRYRGYPIEQLAEQSSFIEVAYLLIYGKLPTEEELEVFTNEIKIHTLVNEDMRKILDGFPSTAHPMGILSALISSLTAFYPESLNPNQSKDEVNLTIIRLMAKLPTIAAWSYKNSIGHPVNYPKNKLDYCSNFLHMMFAYPTEDYQIDPVVVKALNKLLILHADHEQNCSTSTVRLVGSANASLYSSVSAGISALWGPLHGGANQAVIEMLEQIKADGGDSKKFIAKAKDKDDPFRLMGFGHRVYKNFDPRATIIKKAADEVLTALGVNDPILDIAKELEEAALTDQYFVDRKLYPNVDFYSGIIYRALGIPTDMFTVMFALGRLPGWIAQWKEMREQKEPIGRPRQVYVGEKERNYIPMNQR; the protein is encoded by the coding sequence ATGTCAGATTTCGCTGAAATTATTTTAGATGGTAAATCCTACAAAATGCCAATTGTAGTAGGTACCGAAGATGAAAAAGCAATCGATATCAATAACCTGCGTTCAGAGAGCGGCTACATTACACTCGACTCAGGCTATAAAAATACAGGCGCCACTGAAAGCGCTATAACTTTCCTGGATGGCGAAGAAGGAATTCTGCGTTACAGAGGATACCCGATCGAGCAACTTGCTGAGCAATCAAGCTTTATCGAGGTTGCTTACCTGCTGATCTATGGCAAACTTCCGACTGAAGAAGAACTTGAAGTATTTACGAACGAGATTAAGATACACACGCTGGTAAACGAGGATATGCGCAAAATTTTAGATGGTTTCCCATCTACAGCGCACCCAATGGGTATCCTTTCAGCTTTGATCAGCTCACTGACTGCCTTCTACCCTGAGTCGCTGAACCCGAACCAGAGCAAAGATGAAGTTAACCTGACCATTATCCGTTTGATGGCAAAACTGCCAACTATAGCGGCGTGGTCTTATAAGAACTCGATCGGTCATCCGGTAAACTATCCAAAAAACAAGCTGGACTATTGCTCGAACTTCCTGCACATGATGTTCGCGTACCCAACTGAGGATTACCAGATTGACCCTGTTGTTGTAAAAGCGCTTAACAAACTGCTAATCCTGCACGCTGATCATGAGCAAAACTGCTCTACCTCTACTGTTCGATTAGTTGGTTCTGCAAACGCGAGCTTATATTCATCTGTATCTGCCGGTATCTCTGCACTTTGGGGCCCACTGCATGGTGGAGCAAACCAGGCTGTGATCGAGATGCTGGAGCAAATTAAAGCAGATGGTGGTGACTCTAAGAAATTCATCGCGAAAGCGAAAGACAAGGACGATCCTTTCAGGCTGATGGGCTTTGGTCACAGGGTTTACAAAAACTTCGACCCTCGCGCTACCATTATCAAGAAGGCTGCCGACGAAGTGTTAACAGCACTTGGTGTTAACGATCCTATCCTGGATATCGCAAAAGAACTGGAAGAAGCAGCGCTTACAGATCAGTACTTTGTAGATCGCAAGCTATATCCTAACGTAGACTTCTACTCAGGTATCATCTACCGTGCACTGGGCATCCCGACAGATATGTTTACAGTAATGTTCGCATTAGGTCGCCTGCCAGGCTGGATTGCACAGTGGAAAGAAATGCGTGAGCAGAAAGAGCCGATCGGTCGTCCGCGTCAGGTTTATGTTGGCGAAAAAGAGCGTAACTACATACCAATGAATCAAAGATAA
- a CDS encoding MaoC family dehydratase, with protein MSKLTIQSLAELTQYEGKEMGVSEWHTITQEQITKFAEATLDYQWIHLDAERAKTESPFGSTIAHGYLTVSLLPYLWNQIASIENLKMQVNYEIESLRFNQAVTVNSDVRLIAKLLTVKDLRGIAKARLEVTLEIKDSKKPAFTGIITFLYHFNN; from the coding sequence ATGAGCAAATTAACTATTCAGAGCCTTGCCGAACTTACGCAATACGAAGGCAAAGAAATGGGCGTATCGGAATGGCACACAATTACGCAGGAGCAGATAACCAAATTTGCTGAAGCCACCCTGGATTATCAATGGATACACCTCGATGCCGAGCGCGCCAAAACAGAATCCCCTTTTGGCAGTACTATAGCACATGGTTACCTTACGGTATCGCTTCTGCCCTATCTCTGGAACCAGATAGCCTCCATCGAGAACCTGAAAATGCAGGTAAACTATGAGATTGAAAGCCTTCGGTTTAATCAGGCCGTGACTGTAAACAGCGATGTACGATTGATAGCCAAACTGCTTACCGTAAAGGACCTGCGCGGTATTGCCAAGGCACGGCTGGAAGTAACACTCGAGATAAAAGACAGTAAAAAACCAGCGTTTACCGGTATCATTACATTCCTGTATCACTTTAATAATTAG
- the mnmE gene encoding tRNA uridine-5-carboxymethylaminomethyl(34) synthesis GTPase MnmE has translation MNSNILTTDTIVAVATAPGTGAIAVIRLSGPEAITITNSVFRGKDLTKQASHTLHFGTIRDGEKIIDEVLVSLFVAPHSYTKENVVEISCHGSDFIVQQIMQLLLKKGARLANAGEFTKRAFLNGQFDLAQAEAVADLIASDSALSHEVAMKQMRGGFSQEIKRLRGELVHFASMIELELDFGEEDVEFADREQLRSLINNIQAIIRELLKSFELGNVIKNGVPTVIVGKPNAGKSTLLNKLLNEEKAIVSDVPGTTRDFIEDEINIGGITFRFIDTAGLRETTDKVEAIGVERTHQKLSQSALIIYLFDINETNPEEVQDEIAKLNPKNLPLLPVANKIDQATAEKLASFASLDCLVQISAAEGANLEDLKQALTDKVNLGKLNTQQQTIVTNLRHVDSLNKTYEALDDVLNGLSLGISNDLVAADIRRALYSLGQITGEITTDDLLDNIFTKFCIGK, from the coding sequence TTGAACTCGAATATACTGACCACCGATACCATTGTAGCCGTAGCGACAGCCCCGGGCACCGGCGCCATTGCCGTTATCCGCTTGTCGGGCCCCGAAGCTATAACTATAACCAATTCCGTTTTTAGAGGAAAAGACCTGACAAAACAGGCCAGCCACACCCTGCATTTCGGAACGATACGAGATGGCGAAAAGATCATAGACGAAGTACTGGTATCATTGTTTGTAGCGCCTCACTCCTACACTAAAGAGAATGTAGTCGAGATATCGTGCCATGGCTCGGACTTTATAGTGCAGCAGATCATGCAGCTTCTACTTAAAAAGGGTGCACGTTTAGCCAATGCCGGTGAGTTTACAAAGCGTGCCTTTCTGAACGGGCAGTTTGACCTGGCGCAGGCCGAAGCCGTAGCCGACCTGATCGCGTCCGACTCAGCGCTCTCGCACGAAGTAGCCATGAAACAGATGCGCGGCGGTTTTTCCCAGGAAATTAAACGTTTGCGTGGCGAGCTGGTTCATTTTGCCTCTATGATAGAGCTGGAACTGGACTTTGGCGAAGAAGATGTGGAGTTTGCTGACCGCGAGCAGCTGCGAAGCCTTATCAATAACATACAAGCTATAATCCGGGAATTGCTGAAGTCGTTTGAGCTGGGCAACGTGATAAAGAACGGCGTGCCTACGGTTATAGTTGGCAAGCCCAATGCCGGTAAATCTACGCTGCTGAATAAGCTACTCAACGAGGAGAAAGCCATCGTATCGGATGTGCCGGGCACTACCCGCGACTTTATTGAAGACGAGATAAACATCGGAGGCATTACCTTCCGGTTTATAGATACGGCCGGCCTCCGCGAAACTACCGATAAAGTTGAGGCCATTGGCGTGGAGCGCACACACCAGAAGCTGAGCCAGTCGGCACTTATTATTTACCTGTTCGATATTAACGAGACCAACCCGGAAGAAGTACAGGACGAAATAGCCAAGCTTAACCCTAAAAACCTGCCTCTGCTGCCCGTAGCCAACAAAATAGACCAGGCCACTGCTGAAAAACTGGCAAGCTTTGCCAGCTTGGATTGCTTGGTGCAGATCTCAGCAGCTGAAGGCGCCAATCTCGAAGACCTGAAGCAGGCCCTGACCGACAAAGTGAACCTGGGCAAGCTGAATACGCAACAGCAAACTATAGTTACCAACCTCCGCCACGTAGACAGCCTTAACAAAACCTACGAAGCCCTCGACGATGTGCTCAACGGCCTGAGTCTGGGCATCAGCAACGACCTGGTTGCCGCCGACATCCGCCGCGCCCTCTATAGTTTAGGCCAGATTACCGGAGAGATCACAACAGACGATCTGCTCGATAATATTTTCACTAAGTTCTGCATCGGAAAGTAA
- a CDS encoding thioredoxin family protein has product MKLFQGIVCVMHKFNTDMKKSLYIMLSLLVLLTGITAFKINTDQGNGKQTKAGKAETIKWLTMEEAEAKIKKEPRKIFVDVYTDWCGWCKKMDKDTFSDPEIAAYVNKHYYAVKLDAEGKKPITVRGHTYTFKPEYKSHELALALLNGQMSYPTTVYLDEQMKMLSPVPGYLDKGTFTKIIRYFGENHHKTMTWQEYEKKK; this is encoded by the coding sequence ATGAAACTGTTTCAGGGTATAGTTTGTGTTATGCATAAGTTCAATACCGATATGAAAAAAAGCCTTTACATCATGCTGTCGCTGCTGGTTCTGCTAACCGGTATCACTGCTTTTAAAATAAATACGGATCAGGGGAATGGGAAGCAAACCAAAGCCGGTAAAGCTGAAACTATAAAATGGCTGACGATGGAAGAGGCCGAAGCTAAAATCAAGAAGGAGCCACGTAAGATATTTGTTGATGTGTATACGGACTGGTGTGGTTGGTGCAAAAAGATGGATAAAGATACATTCTCAGATCCTGAAATAGCCGCCTATGTAAACAAGCATTACTACGCTGTAAAACTGGATGCCGAAGGCAAAAAACCCATCACTGTAAGAGGCCATACCTACACGTTTAAACCGGAATACAAATCGCATGAGCTGGCACTCGCGCTTCTGAACGGGCAAATGAGCTACCCCACCACCGTTTACCTCGACGAGCAAATGAAAATGCTCTCCCCTGTTCCCGGCTACTTAGACAAAGGTACCTTCACAAAGATCATCCGTTACTTCGGCGAGAACCACCACAAAACTATGACGTGGCAGGAGTATGAGAAGAAGAAATAA
- a CDS encoding metal ABC transporter permease encodes MNAFWIILTGSLVATCCSLLGCYLILRRMAMVGDAISHAVLPGIVIAFLFTGSRDSIPMIIGAGLLGVLTTFLIEFFHRYARVQADASIGITFTWLFAIGIILISVFAGQVDLDQDCVLYGEIAYVPLDLWLTEDGLSFGPQTIWTLGFVTILIIAFITFGYKELFLTAFDPGYAAVIGISTTLWYYLLMTAVSLTTVASFESVGAILVVAFLVGPPATAYLLTDNFKTMLVLSVIIGIVASIVGYYLAYWLDGSIAGAIATVTGLQFALAFLFSPTHGQLFKRKRTIAV; translated from the coding sequence GTGAACGCATTCTGGATAATACTTACCGGATCTTTGGTAGCAACCTGCTGTAGTTTGCTGGGGTGCTACCTTATACTTAGGCGAATGGCTATGGTGGGCGATGCTATTTCGCATGCCGTTTTGCCAGGCATAGTCATTGCATTCCTGTTCACAGGTTCCCGCGACTCTATCCCCATGATTATCGGGGCAGGTTTACTAGGTGTATTAACTACTTTCCTGATCGAATTCTTCCACCGTTATGCCCGCGTACAAGCCGACGCATCTATAGGCATTACCTTTACCTGGCTTTTTGCAATTGGTATCATACTTATCTCGGTTTTTGCCGGTCAGGTAGATTTAGACCAGGATTGCGTGCTTTACGGTGAGATCGCTTATGTGCCCCTCGATCTTTGGCTTACGGAAGATGGACTGAGCTTCGGGCCGCAAACGATCTGGACCTTGGGCTTTGTAACTATACTTATCATAGCGTTTATCACGTTTGGGTATAAAGAGTTATTCCTGACTGCTTTTGACCCTGGCTATGCAGCTGTTATCGGCATCTCGACCACCCTGTGGTATTACCTGCTCATGACGGCTGTTTCGCTCACAACAGTGGCATCGTTCGAGTCGGTAGGCGCTATTCTGGTAGTGGCTTTTTTAGTTGGTCCGCCGGCTACGGCTTACCTGCTTACCGATAACTTTAAAACGATGCTGGTACTTTCTGTGATCATTGGCATAGTTGCCTCTATAGTTGGGTATTACCTGGCGTACTGGCTTGACGGTTCCATTGCAGGCGCCATTGCCACCGTGACGGGATTACAGTTTGCGCTGGCATTCTTGTTCTCCCCAACGCATGGGCAGCTCTTTAAAAGAAAAAGAACTATAGCTGTATAA
- a CDS encoding metal ABC transporter permease, whose protein sequence is MKEFFEFFSFADANIRYVTIGSVLLASSSAVVGCFTLLRKRALVGDAVAHAVLPGVCLAFIVSGTKNPLILLSGAFVTGWLSLVLIDYITSRSRIKEDTAIGLVLSVFFGIGILLLTSIQHSGNAAQSGLDKFLFGKAASLVGEDLIVFGAVAVLLLITTIVFYKELKLLCFDETFAKSIGFPVRSLELLLTTLTVFAVVVGIQAVGVVLMAAMLITPAAAARFWTERLGVMLVLAAVIGAFSGISGAFVSYTAPAMPTGPWIVLIVSMVAILSFAFAPKRGWVARMLRRRRNKIQILEENLLKLFYQLGEQHEDYFSNRTLDNILTRRNIPKRQALAGLAKLKRQGYIKRHPDGWALTREGEIRGKRVVRLHRLWELYLTQYLQLASDHVHEDAETIEHIITPELEQKLMEELNYPALDPHHTKIP, encoded by the coding sequence ATGAAGGAGTTTTTCGAGTTCTTTTCGTTTGCCGATGCCAACATACGTTACGTAACGATCGGTTCGGTGCTGCTGGCCAGTAGTTCGGCAGTGGTGGGCTGCTTTACGCTGCTTCGTAAAAGAGCGTTGGTCGGAGATGCGGTGGCGCATGCTGTGTTGCCGGGTGTTTGCCTTGCCTTTATAGTTTCAGGCACAAAAAACCCGCTTATACTGCTGTCTGGCGCTTTCGTTACCGGCTGGCTCTCCCTGGTTCTGATAGATTATATCACTTCCCGGTCCCGAATTAAAGAAGATACTGCCATCGGCCTGGTGCTTTCTGTTTTCTTCGGGATTGGCATATTACTGCTTACCTCCATTCAACACTCCGGCAACGCAGCGCAAAGCGGCCTCGACAAATTTTTATTTGGGAAAGCGGCATCACTTGTAGGCGAAGACCTTATCGTTTTCGGGGCAGTAGCCGTCCTTTTACTCATCACAACTATAGTTTTTTATAAAGAGCTGAAACTGCTTTGTTTCGATGAGACTTTTGCCAAAAGCATAGGTTTCCCGGTTAGATCGCTGGAGTTGCTGCTTACAACACTTACCGTTTTTGCGGTGGTGGTAGGCATACAGGCTGTTGGTGTTGTTCTGATGGCTGCTATGCTTATTACGCCTGCCGCTGCTGCCCGCTTCTGGACCGAAAGGCTGGGTGTAATGCTGGTGCTGGCCGCTGTGATAGGTGCGTTCTCGGGAATATCAGGTGCTTTTGTTTCCTACACAGCTCCGGCCATGCCAACCGGTCCCTGGATCGTGCTTATCGTTTCGATGGTGGCTATTCTATCGTTTGCATTTGCTCCAAAACGGGGCTGGGTGGCCCGCATGCTACGTCGTCGTCGCAATAAGATTCAGATACTGGAAGAAAACCTGCTCAAGTTATTTTACCAGCTCGGCGAGCAGCACGAAGATTATTTCAGCAACAGGACACTTGATAACATACTAACCCGTCGCAACATACCTAAACGGCAGGCACTAGCCGGACTGGCAAAACTTAAACGACAAGGCTATATAAAACGCCATCCGGATGGTTGGGCGTTGACCCGCGAAGGTGAGATCAGAGGCAAGCGTGTCGTTCGTCTGCACCGCCTCTGGGAACTATACCTGACACAATATTTACAGCTGGCTTCCGATCACGTGCACGAAGACGCTGAAACGATAGAACACATCATCACCCCGGAGCTGGAGCAGAAATTAATGGAAGAACTTAACTACCCTGCCCTGGACCCGCATCATACAAAGATACCGTAA
- a CDS encoding metal ABC transporter ATP-binding protein, with protein sequence MILHVDNPVVEVHDLTVSYDRKPVLWGVDLTLPAGSLVGVIGPNGAGKSTLIKAIMDLLPASSGYVRIFDEPIKQVRNRISYVPQRESVDWDFPASVFDVVLMGRYGNLGLFNRPRKADKDAAIQALEKVGMQSFADRQISQLSGGQQQRVFLARALAQNADIYFMDEPFAGVDIATETAIIELLRTMRAQGKTVIVVHHDLQSAGEYFDWTVLLNMRLVASGPTEQVLTQELLEQTYGGKLTVLSKVGDLLRKQEFPTRERKS encoded by the coding sequence ATGATACTTCATGTAGATAATCCGGTGGTGGAAGTGCACGACTTAACGGTTAGTTATGATCGTAAACCTGTGCTCTGGGGTGTGGATCTGACGTTGCCGGCCGGTTCGTTGGTGGGTGTGATCGGCCCGAATGGTGCAGGAAAATCTACGCTCATAAAAGCCATCATGGATCTGTTGCCGGCAAGCAGCGGGTATGTGCGCATTTTTGATGAGCCGATAAAGCAGGTGCGTAACCGCATCTCGTATGTGCCGCAGCGAGAATCTGTGGACTGGGATTTCCCGGCTTCGGTTTTTGATGTGGTGCTGATGGGTAGGTATGGCAACCTGGGTTTATTTAACCGCCCACGCAAAGCAGATAAAGATGCCGCCATACAGGCCCTGGAAAAGGTAGGCATGCAAAGCTTTGCCGACAGGCAGATCTCACAGCTATCCGGCGGACAGCAGCAACGTGTATTTCTAGCAAGGGCCCTGGCCCAGAATGCCGACATCTACTTTATGGACGAACCCTTTGCCGGGGTAGACATTGCCACCGAAACCGCCATTATAGAATTGCTAAGAACCATGCGCGCACAAGGCAAAACGGTTATAGTGGTGCACCACGACCTGCAATCGGCCGGAGAGTATTTTGACTGGACCGTGTTACTGAACATGCGCCTGGTGGCTTCCGGGCCTACAGAACAGGTACTGACGCAGGAATTACTGGAGCAAACCTACGGTGGTAAACTGACTGTGCTGAGTAAAGTAGGCGACCTGCTGCGCAAACAGGAATTCCCGACGAGAGAGAGGAAAAGTTAA
- a CDS encoding metal ABC transporter solute-binding protein, Zn/Mn family, protein MQLYRSPLLLLVLCLFSWGCKQTIDKGPVSEGRKMYVVTTTGILADAVKNIVGDAATVDAIMGSGVDPHLYKATQGDLQKLTDADLIIYNGLHLEGKMGEVLSKLDRFKSVVAAAEKLQEDQLIQSDQFASSHDPHVWFDVSLWQKVVAHIAEALQQKDPKNAELYQRNAAAYLQELTQLHNYTRLAIASIPEQQRILITAHDAFGYFGRAYGIKVRGLQGISTVSEFGLQDVSVLVNFIVDNRIKAVFVESSVSPKAIEAVVIGSRKKGHEVQIGGTLFSDALGKAGTPEGTYIGMVRHNVDQIVKALK, encoded by the coding sequence ATGCAACTCTACCGTTCTCCTCTCCTGCTGCTTGTATTGTGCCTGTTCTCCTGGGGTTGTAAACAAACTATAGACAAAGGCCCCGTGTCCGAAGGCAGGAAAATGTATGTAGTTACAACAACGGGTATTCTGGCTGATGCGGTAAAAAATATAGTTGGCGATGCAGCTACCGTAGATGCCATCATGGGCAGCGGCGTGGACCCGCACCTCTACAAAGCCACCCAGGGCGACCTGCAAAAACTTACCGATGCTGACCTTATTATTTACAACGGCCTGCACCTGGAGGGTAAAATGGGCGAAGTCCTCTCTAAGCTCGATCGCTTTAAATCTGTAGTGGCAGCAGCAGAAAAGTTGCAAGAGGATCAGTTAATACAATCAGACCAGTTTGCAAGCAGCCACGACCCCCACGTATGGTTTGACGTGTCGCTTTGGCAAAAAGTAGTAGCGCATATAGCAGAGGCCTTACAACAAAAAGATCCGAAGAATGCTGAACTATACCAACGCAATGCTGCAGCCTATTTACAGGAACTCACGCAACTACACAACTATACGAGGCTGGCTATCGCATCCATACCCGAGCAACAACGCATCTTAATAACTGCCCACGATGCTTTTGGCTATTTTGGAAGAGCTTATGGTATCAAGGTACGTGGGTTACAGGGCATTTCTACAGTATCGGAGTTTGGTTTGCAGGATGTGTCAGTGCTGGTGAATTTTATAGTTGATAACCGCATAAAAGCCGTGTTTGTTGAGTCGTCAGTTTCCCCAAAAGCAATAGAAGCAGTGGTTATCGGAAGCCGGAAAAAAGGGCATGAAGTACAGATCGGTGGTACGCTGTTTTCGGATGCTCTGGGCAAGGCAGGCACACCGGAAGGAACTTACATCGGCATGGTTCGGCACAATGTTGATCAAATAGTAAAGGCTTTAAAATAA
- a CDS encoding metal-dependent transcriptional regulator: MHSFTEENYIKAIYKLSDGRDGVNTNAIADALDTKAASVTDMLRKLSAKGLVDYVKYKGVSLTEAGERVALSVIRKHRLWEVFLVDKLKFNWDEVHEVAEELEHISSELLTKRLDEFLGHPQFDPHGDPIPSENGELKVKPQKLLAEMEVQDNGIVVGVNDSQPLFLQYLDKMGIFLGAKIKVLDKIPYDSSLEINIENKKNLVVSSEVARNIFLSA; encoded by the coding sequence GTGCACAGCTTTACAGAAGAGAATTATATAAAAGCGATCTATAAGCTATCTGATGGCAGAGATGGTGTAAATACAAATGCCATTGCCGATGCGTTAGACACCAAGGCTGCTTCGGTAACCGATATGCTGCGTAAGCTCAGCGCCAAAGGCCTGGTTGATTATGTAAAATATAAAGGCGTTTCGCTTACTGAAGCTGGTGAACGAGTGGCCCTCAGTGTAATTCGCAAACACAGGCTATGGGAAGTTTTCCTGGTTGATAAGCTGAAGTTTAACTGGGACGAAGTACACGAGGTAGCCGAAGAACTGGAGCACATCAGCTCTGAACTGCTCACCAAGCGGCTGGATGAATTTCTCGGTCACCCGCAGTTTGACCCGCACGGCGACCCGATACCATCTGAGAACGGCGAACTGAAAGTGAAGCCCCAGAAGCTGCTTGCCGAAATGGAAGTACAGGATAATGGTATAGTTGTAGGGGTAAACGATTCGCAGCCGCTGTTCCTGCAGTACCTCGATAAGATGGGGATTTTCCTGGGAGCTAAGATTAAAGTATTGGATAAGATACCTTACGATAGCTCCCTGGAGATCAACATAGAAAACAAGAAAAACCTGGTCGTTTCCAGTGAAGTGGCGCGCAATATCTTCCTGTCTGCTTAA
- a CDS encoding 3-oxoacyl-ACP synthase III family protein, whose product MRNSKIAGVGHYVPETIVTNKDLEQIMETSDEWIRERTGIVERRYFKEGTDTTANMGANAARMALKNAGLEATDLDMIVFATLSPDYVFPGSGVLLQRELGLKEIPALDVRNQCSGFIYALSVADQFIKTGMYNNVLVVGSEIHSSGLDFSTRGRNVSVIFGDGAGAVVLTPSESTDKGILSTHLHADGEFAEELAVLAPNTNKKDRLTHEMIDNGSIYPYMNGNMVFKHAVTRFPEVIEEALNKNGYKASDIDMLIPHQANLRITSYIQQKMGLPAEKVMSNIHKYGNTTAASVPIALSEAIQEHRIKEGDLVCLAAFGSGFTWASALIRW is encoded by the coding sequence ATGCGCAATTCAAAAATAGCAGGCGTTGGCCATTATGTACCTGAAACTATAGTTACCAACAAAGACCTGGAGCAGATCATGGAAACCTCTGATGAGTGGATCCGTGAGCGAACCGGCATTGTGGAACGACGCTATTTTAAGGAAGGTACCGATACCACTGCCAACATGGGTGCCAATGCTGCCCGCATGGCGCTTAAAAATGCCGGGCTGGAGGCTACTGATCTTGATATGATCGTGTTTGCTACGCTTAGTCCTGATTATGTTTTCCCTGGCTCCGGCGTGCTGTTACAGCGCGAACTTGGCCTTAAGGAAATCCCGGCCCTGGATGTTCGCAACCAGTGTTCCGGCTTTATCTATGCCCTGTCTGTAGCCGATCAGTTCATTAAAACAGGCATGTACAACAATGTGCTGGTAGTTGGCTCAGAAATCCACTCCAGCGGTCTGGACTTCTCTACCCGTGGGCGTAATGTTTCCGTGATATTTGGTGATGGTGCCGGAGCGGTTGTATTAACTCCTTCTGAAAGTACCGACAAAGGCATACTAAGCACACACCTGCATGCTGATGGTGAATTTGCTGAAGAGCTGGCCGTACTGGCCCCAAATACAAATAAGAAAGACCGTCTGACGCATGAGATGATCGACAACGGCTCTATCTACCCTTACATGAACGGCAACATGGTGTTTAAGCATGCGGTTACACGTTTCCCGGAAGTTATTGAAGAAGCACTTAACAAGAATGGCTATAAAGCTTCTGATATCGATATGCTTATACCACACCAGGCTAACCTGAGAATCACCTCTTACATTCAGCAAAAGATGGGCTTGCCTGCCGAAAAAGTGATGAGCAACATCCATAAATACGGTAACACTACGGCTGCATCAGTTCCAATTGCACTAAGCGAAGCAATACAGGAACACCGCATTAAGGAAGGTGACCTGGTTTGCCTTGCAGCCTTCGGAAGTGGCTTTACCTGGGCATCCGCGCTGATCCGTTGGTAG
- a CDS encoding glycosyltransferase family protein: protein MSEKRILLASLLKPVNDTRMYGKLGLSLCKLPDTRVHIAGFTAPAPAYLPANMQLHPIFSFKRLSIGRLSAQQKFWSLLQTIKPDLLIVGTHELLLPAWLFARNYKCRLIYDIRENYSLNLTSQDAYNPILKRVLATGVETIEKLTAPTIDHFFLAEQSYARELTFLSNRYTVLENKYKPAVNYSLPTTPVRVNTETIKLLYSGTIAGIYGIFEAIKLTEQLHLLNLNVTLTIIGYCAHTPTLQKLKQTIAGKPYITLIGGAHLIPHPEILQAIASHNVGLLPYQPNPSTFRCIPTKLYEYMAYGLPILIQQNPVWENLLTKADAGLTIDFKNYNPKNLLQALYKSSFYRPGIPTAIFWKSEEEKLLQVVGNILKVT, encoded by the coding sequence ATGTCTGAAAAGAGAATTCTGCTTGCCTCGCTGCTAAAACCCGTAAACGATACCCGTATGTACGGCAAACTCGGGCTTTCGCTGTGTAAGCTGCCGGACACCAGGGTGCATATTGCCGGTTTTACTGCCCCTGCTCCTGCTTATTTACCAGCAAACATGCAGCTGCATCCCATTTTCTCTTTTAAAAGGTTAAGCATAGGCAGACTTAGTGCCCAACAAAAATTCTGGAGTTTACTGCAAACTATAAAACCCGACCTGCTTATAGTTGGCACCCACGAACTGTTATTGCCAGCCTGGCTTTTTGCACGCAACTATAAATGCCGCCTGATTTATGATATCAGAGAGAACTATAGTTTAAACCTTACCTCGCAGGATGCCTATAACCCGATCCTGAAACGCGTGCTGGCTACAGGTGTAGAAACTATAGAGAAACTGACTGCGCCAACTATAGATCATTTTTTTCTGGCTGAGCAGAGTTATGCCCGGGAACTTACTTTTTTAAGCAACCGCTACACTGTTTTAGAGAACAAGTATAAACCCGCTGTAAACTATAGTTTACCTACTACGCCAGTCAGGGTAAACACTGAAACTATAAAACTCCTTTACTCCGGTACCATAGCGGGTATATATGGTATATTTGAAGCTATAAAACTTACGGAACAACTTCACCTGCTTAACCTAAATGTAACGCTAACTATAATCGGCTACTGTGCCCATACACCTACGTTGCAAAAGCTTAAACAAACTATAGCTGGCAAACCGTACATTACTTTAATAGGTGGCGCTCATCTGATACCGCACCCCGAAATACTTCAGGCCATCGCTTCGCATAATGTCGGGTTACTGCCGTATCAGCCAAACCCGAGTACGTTCCGGTGCATCCCTACAAAACTATACGAGTATATGGCATATGGTCTACCTATATTAATTCAGCAAAACCCTGTCTGGGAAAACCTGTTAACTAAAGCAGATGCAGGCCTAACAATTGACTTTAAGAACTACAACCCAAAAAACTTATTACAAGCACTTTATAAATCCAGCTTCTACAGACCCGGGATACCAACTGCTATTTTCTGGAAATCCGAAGAGGAGAAGCTTTTACAGGTTGTGGGCAATATTTTAAAGGTTACTTAA